In Ipomoea triloba cultivar NCNSP0323 chromosome 15, ASM357664v1, one genomic interval encodes:
- the LOC116005599 gene encoding protein PIN-LIKES 6 — MMDRIQRLLVEVLTESQGGGTSLLGSIKIAVLPIAKVFTMCFMGFLMASKYVNILPANGRKLLNGLVFSLLLPCLIFSQLGQAITFEKMLQWWFIPVNVVMATISGSIIGLVVATIVRPPYPFFKFTIIQIGIGNIGNVPLVLIAALCRDKSNPFGDSNKCSQDGNAYISFGQWVGAIVLYTYVFHMLAPPPEGTFDIEDGHLPMKAPNRDSSHAAAKDSSPEQLPLLAEEPAVPVSTSSQKNKIKEFFKFLYEKLKLKQIIQPPIIASILAIFLGCVPFFKKLIFTSDAPLYFFTDSCMILGEAMIPCILLALGGNLVQGPGSSKLGLRTTAAIIFGRLVLVPPTGLGIVTLADKLGFLPAGDKMFRFVLLLQHTMPTSVLSGAVANLRGCGREAAAVLFWVHIFAVFSMAGWIILYLSILF, encoded by the exons ATGATGGATAGGATTCAGAGGTTGCTTGTGGAGGTTCTCACAGAATCTCAAGGTGGAGGGACATCCTTGCTTGGTTCTATCAAGATTGCAGTCTTACCTATAGCTAAAGTTTTTACGATGTGTTTCATGGGATTTCTCATGGCTTCCAAGTATGTTAATATCTTGCCTGCAAATGGAAGAAAGCTTTTAAATGGG TTGGTCTTTTCACTATTGCTCCCATGCCTGATATTCTCTCAACTTGGGCAAGCAATCACATTCGAGAAGATGCTTCAGTG GTGGTTTATCCCTGTTAATGTTGTCATGGCCACAATATCAGGCTCCATAATAGGTCTAGTTGTTGCAACAATCGTCCGTCCACCGTATCCATTTTTCAAGTTTACTATTATACAAATTGGAATTG GGAATATTGGAAATGTACCACTTGTTCTGATCGCAGCATTATGCCGTGATAAATCAAATCCTTTCGGTGACTCTAATAAGTGCTCTCAAGATGGAAATGCATACATCTCATTTGGTCAATGG GTTGGTGCAATTGTCCTGTACACCTACGTATTCCATATGCTTGCACCTCCTCCTGAAGGTACCTTTGACATTGAAGATGGCCACCTTCCAATGAAGGCTCCTAATAGAGATAGCTCCCATGCTGCTGCAAAGGATAGCTCCCCTGAGCAACTTCCACTGCTTGCAGAGGAGCCTGCAGTTCCTGTGTCAACTAGTTCACAGAAAAATAAG ATTAAGGAGTTCTTCAAGTTTCTGTATGAAAAATTGAAGCTCAAGCAAATCATTCAACCCCCCATAATTGCTTCA ATTCTTGCCATTTTCCTAGGATGCGTTCCATTCTTCAAGAAACTGATCTTCACTTCAGATGCTCCACTTTACTTCTTCACTGACAGCTGCATGATTCTTGG GGAGGCCATGATTCCCTGCATATTGTTGGCATTAGGAGGCAATCTTGTTCAAG GTCCAGGAAGTTCAAAACTTGGTTTACGGACAACTGCTGCAATCATATTTGGTCGGCTGGTTTTAGTTCCTCCAACTGGACTTGGAATCGTCACGTTGGCTGATAAACTCGGCTTCCTTCCTGCCGGTGACAAGATGTTCAGATTCGTCCTCCTCCTCCAGCATACAATGCCCACATCCGTGCTTTCCG GTGCGGTTGCGAATTTGAGAGGGTGTGGGAGGGAGGCAGCTGCTGTCCTGTTTTGGGTTCATATCTTTGCTGTTTTCTCAATGGCCGGTTGGATTATCCTGTATCTTAGCATATTGTTTTAA
- the LOC116007164 gene encoding calcium-binding protein CML42-like, translating to METDGDATAAQPQCTSAKKSMTTSTSFRLRSPSLNSVRLRRIFDMFDRNNDGMITVEELNKPLNLLGLNTDLSEVDSMIRSFIKDGNDGLTFEDFEALHRSLDNVFFGSDGGEDGEEAISKAQEETEMKEAFRVFDEDGDGFISARELQTVLSKLGLLESGNEIDRVQQMISSYDQNSDGLVDFSEFKDMMRCVIQKN from the coding sequence ATGGAAACCGACGGCGACGCCACCGCAGCGCAGCCCCAATGCACCTCCGCCAAGAAATCCATGACCACCTCCACCTCCTTCCGGCTTCGGAGCCCTAGCCTGAACTCCGTCCGCCTCCGCCGCATCTTCGACATGTTCGATCGCAACAACGACGGCATGATCACCGTGGAGGAGCTCAACAAGCCGCTCAACCTCCTCGGCCTCAACACCGATCTCTCCGAGGTCGACTCCATGATCCGATCCTTCATCAAGGACGGAAACGACGGCCTCACGTTCGAGGACTTCGAGGCTCTCCACCGCTCCCTCGACAACGTCTTCTTCGGATCCGACGGCGGAGAAGACGGCGAGGAGGCCATCTCCAAGGCGCAGGAGGAGACGGAGATGAAGGAGGCGTTCCGAGTGTTCGATGAGGACGGCGACGGATTCATATCCGCCAGGGAGCTGCAAACGGTGCTTTCCAAGCTCGGATTGCTGGAATCCGGCAATGAGATCGATAGAGTGCAGCAGATGATTTCTTCCTACGATCAGAATAGCGATGGCCTCGTCGATTTCTCGGAGTTCAAGGATATGATGCGCTGTGTCATCCAAAAGAACTGA
- the LOC116006342 gene encoding F-box/kelch-repeat protein At3g23880-like — MDEAKQKMSDYLPEELWVQVLVRFPVKSLLRCTAVCRSWKALIESPYFISAQLRFKRQESQSQNSCFLVRDCIASRKENYEFYRDDRHSLVKFGEIESPFSVLGRHFEIVGTCDGLLCLSDEDRRCDCSVILWNPSVRKSVCLPSANLRSSRGNVKHSLGFGFDPVSNDYKVVRVVSVVNGGCCAEIFRLSTHMWENIRDSTIAKYDFLKPEQAYLDGMVYWLGKIDETKERKMVSFDLSKERFEEMELPENLAWRGNFADGNVCVGIYMGSLAVIVVGSWECCIWIMKESWTKQVSFGCHRNFGWHFGFRENGDIQFMQAFGRWDSFNPTTLKSKFLELRPFTSSYLLRSSFYGTPYVESVVFLDKGCEFNDSATGSSVSRQELLLLFSGESDAEHSRKSDSEQSSEIERESHTEQSSERESDTEDNIE; from the coding sequence CAGTGAAGTCGCTCTTGCGTTGCACTGCCGTTTGCCGGTCCTGGAAGGCTCTCATCGAGAGCCCGTATTTCATCTCCGCGCAATTGCGTTTTAAGCGCCAGGAATCGCAATCGCAGAATTCTTGCTTTCTGGTACGCGATTGCATTGCTTCGAGGAAGGAGAACTATGAATTTTATCGTGATGATCGGCATTCTTTAGTTAAATTTGGTGAGATCGaatctcctttctctgtcttgGGCAGGCATTTTGAAATTGTTGGTACCTGTGATGGATTGTTGTGCCTTTCTGATGAGGACCGCAGGTGTGATTGTAGCGTGATTCTTTGGAACCCCTCTGTGCGAAAATCTGTGTGCCTTCCCAGCGCGAATCTTAGGAGTTCTCGTGGAAATGTGAAACACTCGTTAGGGTTTGGGTTTGACCCGGTTAGTAATGACTATAAGGTGGTGAGAGTtgtgagtgtggtgaatggagGCTGTTGTGCTGAGATTTTTAGGTTAAGCACACATATGTGGGAGAACATTAGAGATAGCACAATTGCAAAATACGATTTTCTAAAACCTGAACAAGCATATCTAGATGGGATGGTGTATTGGCTTGGAAAGATTGATGAGACCAAGGAGAGAAAGATGGTATCATTTGACTTGAGCAAGGAGAGGTTTGAGGAAATGGAGTTGCCAGAGAACTTGGCATGGAGGGGGAATTTCGCCGATGGTAATGTTTGTGTTGGTATATACATGGGATCACTCGCTGTTATTGTGGTTGGGTCGTGGGAGTGTTGTATATGGATAATGAAAGAGTCATGGACAAAGCAAGTATCTTTTGGGTGTCATCGGAACTTCGGGTGGCATTTTGGATTTAGGGAAAATGGTGACATTCAGTTTATGCAGGCATTCGGACGCTGGGATTCTTTTAACCCTACAACCCTAAAATCCAAATTTCTTGAACTGCGCCCTTTCACAAGCTCCTATCTTTTACGGTCTTCTTTCTATGGAACTCCTTATGTGGAATCCGTTGTTTTTTTGGACAAGGGTTGTGAGTTTAATGACTCTGCCACCGGCAGTAGTGTCTCTCGGCAAGAATTGTTGCTTTTATTCAGTGGTGAGAGTGATGCCGAGCACTCAAGGAAGAGTGATTCTGAGCAATCAAGTGAAATTGAAAGAGAAAGTCATACTGAGCAATCAAGTGAAAGAGAAAGTGATACTGAGGATAACATTGAATGA